A stretch of the Planktothricoides raciborskii GIHE-MW2 genome encodes the following:
- a CDS encoding DUF4351 domain-containing protein yields the protein MVDRYPEDFIRYFLSVDPADVSILKTELTIEPIRADSVAFIKAGNRIAHLEFETLPKSDRTPIPLRMLDYYTRLKRQYNCEIQQLVIFLKETSSPLVFENQYRDTNTEHRYGIIRLWEQDPAPFLANRGLLPLAPLTRSENPPTLLQQVAKELAKISSEEERQNISGCTEILAGLRYEKDLIRQLFRGDIMQESVIYQEIIQTGRQQGEVALIKRLLSRRLGNIDSAILQGIERLSIQQLESLAEALLDFTTMEDLLIWLNQSN from the coding sequence ATGGTTGATCGCTATCCGGAAGATTTTATCCGCTATTTTCTCTCGGTAGATCCCGCAGATGTTTCAATTCTTAAAACCGAGTTAACCATTGAACCCATTCGTGCGGATTCTGTAGCCTTTATCAAAGCAGGAAATCGCATTGCTCACCTGGAATTTGAAACCCTGCCAAAAAGCGATCGCACTCCCATTCCTTTGCGAATGTTGGATTATTACACTCGATTAAAGCGGCAGTACAACTGTGAAATTCAACAACTGGTAATTTTCTTAAAAGAAACCAGTTCACCTCTGGTATTTGAGAACCAATACCGAGACACGAACACCGAACACCGCTATGGGATTATCCGACTTTGGGAACAAGACCCAGCGCCGTTTTTAGCCAACCGAGGGTTATTACCTTTAGCCCCTCTTACTCGGAGCGAAAACCCCCCTACCCTTCTGCAACAAGTGGCCAAAGAATTGGCTAAGATATCCTCAGAAGAGGAACGGCAAAATATCTCTGGTTGTACGGAGATATTGGCCGGGTTACGCTATGAAAAAGATTTGATTCGTCAACTATTCCGAGGAGATATTATGCAAGAATCGGTGATTTATCAAGAAATTATCCAAACTGGACGCCAACAAGGAGAAGTTGCGTTAATTAAACGCCTACTGTCGCGGCGGTTGGGTAATATTGACTCAGCAATATTACAAGGAATTGAGAGATTATCTATCCAACAACTAGAATCATTAGCCGAAGCGTTATTAGATTTTACTACGATGGAAGATTTACTGATTTGGTTGAATCAATCTAATTAA
- a CDS encoding radical SAM protein → MSLEVDVKFNSVYGPVKSWRYGRSLGIDPIGPVSTCSFNCVYCQLGEIVDKTRDRRVFLPTAKILGDLQPFAPWDVDIVTLSGSGEPTLAANLGEIITEIKALTHCPVLVLTNATLLNDYQVCQELALADKVSVKLDGVSPDKMRGVDRPVAGIELPDILAGIKKFSQMYGGELGIQTMLLNPWKKEDREEYIKLVQAIAPTEIQLNTPTRPKPLKHELEGRGNHEPDRQFSYPVKVLKCVSSDILKQFAEEITAATGILVRFAPAN, encoded by the coding sequence ATGTCTTTAGAAGTCGATGTAAAGTTTAATTCCGTTTATGGGCCGGTGAAGTCTTGGCGATATGGCCGATCGCTGGGTATCGATCCCATTGGCCCAGTTTCTACTTGTTCTTTTAATTGTGTCTATTGCCAACTGGGGGAAATTGTCGATAAAACCCGCGATCGCCGGGTCTTTTTGCCCACAGCAAAAATCTTAGGAGATTTACAGCCCTTTGCCCCTTGGGATGTGGATATTGTCACCCTCAGCGGCAGCGGTGAACCTACTTTAGCCGCTAATTTAGGGGAGATTATTACCGAGATTAAGGCATTAACTCATTGCCCCGTTCTCGTATTAACCAACGCTACTTTACTCAACGATTACCAAGTTTGTCAAGAGTTAGCTTTGGCGGATAAAGTCTCGGTAAAACTTGATGGGGTTTCCCCAGACAAAATGCGCGGGGTTGACCGACCTGTTGCCGGTATTGAATTGCCCGATATTTTAGCGGGCATCAAAAAATTTAGCCAAATGTATGGCGGTGAACTGGGGATTCAAACTATGCTTTTGAACCCGTGGAAAAAGGAAGACCGAGAGGAATATATCAAATTAGTCCAGGCGATCGCCCCCACAGAAATTCAACTCAACACCCCCACTAGGCCGAAACCCTTAAAACATGAGTTAGAAGGACGAGGAAATCACGAACCAGATCGGCAATTTTCTTATCCAGTAAAAGTTTTAAAATGTGTTAGTTCGGATATTTTAAAACAATTTGCTGAAGAAATTACCGCCGCCACTGGGATTTTAGTTCGTTTTGCCCCGGCAAATTAA
- a CDS encoding GAF domain-containing protein has product MQNIQLQKIAEREKLLGQISQRIRQSLDLTEILSTAVREVREFLQVDCVAIARLNPDRKQLSKNLW; this is encoded by the coding sequence TTGCAAAATATTCAATTGCAAAAAATTGCCGAACGAGAAAAACTTTTGGGTCAGATATCTCAGCGGATTCGTCAATCTTTAGATTTGACAGAGATTCTCTCAACGGCAGTTAGAGAAGTGCGAGAATTTTTGCAAGTAGATTGCGTAGCGATCGCACGGTTAAATCCTGATCGAAAACAATTGTCCAAGAATCTTTGGTAG
- a CDS encoding DUF4347 domain-containing protein, which yields MSHSTLVFIDPNVADYPTLIDAIPSDAEVIILDGTRNGLEQITERLELAENIAAIHIISHGEQGRFKLGQDTIDEQQLEIYRPQLQQWQNSLTANADILLYGCDIGADLQFISKLNQLTQADIAASDDKTGFGGDWELETQVGNIETAPITPTNYDYILAPPTANADSKAITGSLTSKQLDVLGNDTGTGRLTVESINTTGTNGTVIINDWIYVGGQFTSIGGQPRSRIARLNSDGSVDPTFNPNANSDVNAIALDSSGNPYVSGAFTSIGGETRNYIARLYPTTGAADPQFNPNANNYVWAIALDSSGNPIVGGNFTSIGGATRNRIAKLDPSTGAADPQFNPNANSDVRAIALDSSGNPIVGGDFTSIGGETRNRIAKLNPTTGAADTTFNPNANGYVYEIALEPIVGGYFNSIGDQTYNRIAKLDPITGAADTQFNPNANDWVYAIALDRSGNPIVGGSFTSIGGETRNYIAKLNPTTGTANTTFNPNANSTVEAIALDSSGSPIVGGSFTNIGGATRNRMAKLNPTTGTANSTFDPNANNVVRTITIDPKRDILYTPTANFNGLDKFTYNARDRNGVSSPTTVTVLVNDSPVLDNTGSPTLNPQNQNNNNSSGTLVSTIIANLGGSKITDPNASALQGIAITALDTTNGTWQYSTNGTTWNACPTVSANSALLLASDTNTKIRFVPNTDYNGTIANAITFAAWDRITGTNGGTADYTTDRATNTTSSVFSSATETAKITINSAPTITSVKVPTDDNYKIGDVLTFTVNFSQAVRITGSPTLPIILNNRGLVNATLNGTGASATSHNFTYTIASGDLATNGITVGNALNLPADATATIQNVNGDNAILDLNNVASTENVFVDGVVPTVTLTSNAADLVTDPFKVTANFSESVTGFEATDIKVGNGKVIKFTPVDAKNYTFDITPIVNGKVTVDIAENVAIDNAKNNNIAANQITRNSNIILTNVSLNGNEDTDIVLTANDFINAFFDVDNDSLSKIKITSLPANGILKLSDAAVKVNQEIAAADLNKLTFTPDVNFNGNTSFTWNGFDGKIYADTDATVNLNIGLINAPSLKTISKSGDQNSEIALAETDFTNAFADPDNDGLSQIKITSLSANGILKLNGTEVTVNQEIAVDQLSNLTFTPNTNFNGNTSFTWNGYDGKTYADTDALVHVSIGNIKLIQSLFSTDVQENGGFDLYKVKLATQPTADVRINITTDGQTNLNNSGSNSPSSSLKVLFTPSNWNIAQTIIVTAVNDNVKEGLRSSEIIHSITSSDSQYNNLTVNLSANVSDNDDLGEGFEGENRPNLAGTNLTDRLLGTVEMNILHGREGNDFIDGQGGSDRLYGRENDDYILGGDGDDKIWGGQGNDYIEGSAGNDLMFGESGSDRLLGGDGSDRLLGHKDNDYLSGDLGADTLTGGQGRDVFAIGLGMGGLTLESADVITDFNVQEDFIDLMDSATEEGLNSESLNITQGTGNHANDLIIQHQATGEYLAILQGGQGIEPNLIQFI from the coding sequence ATGTCACATTCCACCTTAGTTTTTATTGACCCTAACGTAGCCGATTATCCAACCTTAATCGACGCCATTCCCTCCGATGCGGAAGTGATTATCTTGGATGGCACCCGCAATGGCCTTGAGCAAATCACGGAACGGTTAGAACTAGCAGAAAATATCGCCGCGATTCATATTATTTCTCACGGGGAACAAGGCCGGTTTAAACTAGGGCAAGATACGATTGATGAGCAGCAGTTAGAAATCTATCGCCCGCAGCTACAACAGTGGCAAAACTCTCTAACTGCAAATGCGGATATTCTATTATATGGATGTGATATTGGGGCAGACCTTCAATTTATTTCAAAACTGAATCAATTAACCCAAGCCGATATCGCCGCAAGTGACGACAAAACCGGCTTTGGGGGCGATTGGGAATTAGAAACCCAAGTGGGCAATATCGAAACTGCACCCATTACCCCGACAAACTATGACTACATCCTGGCCCCTCCCACTGCCAATGCGGACAGCAAAGCGATTACAGGCAGTCTCACCAGCAAACAACTTGATGTCCTAGGCAACGACACCGGAACCGGGCGACTCACCGTGGAAAGTATCAACACCACGGGCACTAACGGCACTGTCATAATTAATGATTGGATTTATGTCGGTGGTCAATTCACCAGTATCGGCGGTCAACCTCGCAGCCGCATTGCCCGGTTAAACTCTGATGGTAGTGTCGATCCCACCTTTAACCCCAATGCGAATAGTGATGTCAATGCGATCGCCCTAGATAGCAGTGGCAACCCTTATGTTAGTGGGGCTTTCACCAGTATCGGCGGTGAAACTCGCAACTACATTGCCCGGTTATACCCCACCACGGGCGCTGCCGACCCTCAATTTAACCCTAATGCGAATAATTATGTTTGGGCGATCGCCCTAGATAGCAGTGGCAACCCCATTGTCGGTGGCAACTTTACCAGTATCGGTGGTGCAACTCGCAACCGCATTGCCAAGTTAGACCCCTCCACTGGTGCTGCGGATCCTCAATTTAACCCCAATGCGAATAGTGATGTCCGGGCGATCGCCCTAGATAGCAGTGGCAACCCCATTGTCGGTGGCGACTTCACCAGTATCGGCGGTGAAACTCGTAACCGCATTGCCAAGTTGAACCCCACCACTGGTGCTGCGGATACCACATTTAACCCCAATGCGAATGGTTATGTCTATGAAATCGCCCTAGAACCCATTGTCGGTGGCTATTTCAATAGTATCGGCGATCAAACTTACAACCGCATTGCCAAGTTAGACCCCATCACTGGTGCTGCGGATACTCAATTTAACCCCAATGCAAATGATTGGGTCTATGCGATCGCCCTAGATAGGAGTGGCAACCCCATTGTCGGTGGCAGCTTTACCAGTATCGGCGGTGAAACTCGCAACTACATTGCCAAGTTAAACCCCACCACCGGCACTGCGAATACTACCTTTAACCCCAATGCGAATAGTACCGTCGAGGCGATCGCCCTAGATAGCAGTGGCAGCCCCATTGTCGGTGGCAGCTTTACCAATATCGGCGGTGCAACTCGCAACCGCATGGCTAAGTTAAACCCCACCACTGGCACTGCGAATAGTACCTTTGACCCGAATGCGAATAATGTAGTCAGGACGATTACCATTGACCCGAAACGAGATATCCTCTACACCCCCACTGCCAACTTCAACGGCTTGGACAAATTTACCTACAATGCCCGCGATCGCAACGGGGTCAGCAGTCCCACCACCGTCACCGTACTGGTCAACGACTCCCCAGTCTTAGACAACACTGGCAGTCCCACCCTTAACCCGCAAAACCAAAACAACAATAACAGTAGCGGCACCTTAGTCAGTACCATCATCGCCAACTTGGGCGGCAGCAAAATCACCGACCCCAATGCCAGCGCTTTACAAGGCATTGCCATTACTGCCTTAGACACCACTAACGGCACTTGGCAATACAGTACCAATGGCACCACCTGGAATGCTTGCCCGACAGTTTCGGCAAATAGCGCCCTATTATTAGCCAGTGATACTAATACTAAAATCCGCTTTGTTCCCAATACGGATTATAACGGCACTATTGCCAATGCCATCACCTTTGCTGCTTGGGATCGAATTACGGGCACCAATGGCGGAACCGCCGACTACACCACAGACCGGGCAACTAATACCACCTCTAGTGTTTTTAGTAGTGCGACTGAAACCGCCAAGATTACCATCAACTCTGCACCAACCATTACCAGTGTAAAAGTTCCCACTGACGACAATTATAAAATCGGCGATGTTCTCACCTTTACGGTTAATTTTAGTCAAGCAGTCAGGATTACCGGCAGTCCAACTTTACCGATTATTTTAAATAATCGCGGTTTGGTTAATGCCACCCTTAATGGAACTGGTGCATCAGCGACTAGCCACAATTTCACCTATACAATTGCCTCTGGTGATTTAGCAACTAATGGCATCACCGTAGGCAATGCTTTAAACTTGCCCGCCGATGCCACAGCAACAATTCAAAATGTTAACGGCGACAACGCTATTTTAGATTTAAATAATGTCGCATCTACAGAAAATGTATTTGTGGATGGGGTTGTCCCAACTGTCACATTAACTTCTAATGCGGCTGACCTAGTAACAGATCCATTCAAAGTCACAGCAAATTTCAGTGAATCTGTCACCGGCTTCGAGGCAACAGATATTAAGGTGGGGAATGGCAAGGTCATTAAATTTACCCCAGTTGATGCTAAAAATTACACCTTTGATATCACTCCTATTGTTAATGGTAAAGTCACGGTAGATATTGCTGAAAATGTGGCGATAGATAATGCGAAAAATAATAATATTGCTGCAAATCAAATCACTCGAAATTCCAATATTATTCTCACTAATGTTAGTCTTAATGGTAATGAAGATACGGATATTGTCTTGACGGCAAACGACTTTATCAACGCATTTTTTGATGTAGACAATGACAGCTTATCGAAAATTAAAATAACTTCGCTTCCCGCTAACGGCATTCTTAAATTAAGCGACGCGGCAGTGAAAGTTAATCAAGAAATTGCGGCGGCTGACTTAAATAAACTGACTTTTACCCCGGATGTCAATTTTAACGGGAATACCAGTTTTACTTGGAATGGATTTGATGGGAAAATTTATGCAGATACCGATGCAACGGTTAACCTAAATATTGGCTTGATTAATGCCCCTAGTCTGAAAACTATCAGCAAGTCTGGAGATCAAAATAGTGAAATTGCTTTAGCTGAGACTGACTTTACCAATGCTTTTGCTGACCCAGACAATGATGGCTTATCCCAAATTAAAATAACTTCGCTTTCCGCTAACGGAATTCTCAAGTTAAATGGCACAGAAGTTACGGTTAATCAAGAAATTGCCGTTGACCAATTAAGTAATCTGACTTTTACGCCCAACACTAATTTTAATGGCAATACCAGTTTTACCTGGAATGGTTATGATGGCAAAACTTATGCCGATACTGATGCCTTGGTTCATGTATCCATTGGTAATATTAAACTGATTCAATCTTTATTTAGCACTGATGTGCAGGAAAATGGCGGATTTGATTTATATAAAGTCAAACTTGCCACTCAACCTACTGCTGATGTGAGGATTAATATTACCACCGATGGCCAAACTAATTTAAATAACTCAGGGAGTAACTCACCATCAAGTTCTTTAAAGGTATTATTTACCCCATCAAATTGGAATATTGCCCAAACTATCATCGTGACGGCGGTGAATGATAATGTTAAAGAAGGGTTGCGTAGTAGTGAGATTATTCATAGTATTACCAGTAGCGATTCTCAGTATAATAATTTAACGGTTAATTTAAGCGCTAATGTGAGCGATAATGATGATTTAGGAGAAGGGTTTGAGGGTGAAAATCGCCCAAATTTAGCAGGAACTAATCTGACCGATCGCCTCCTTGGAACTGTGGAAATGAATATTCTACATGGACGAGAAGGTAATGATTTTATTGATGGTCAAGGGGGGAGCGATCGCCTTTATGGTCGGGAAAATGATGACTATATTTTAGGAGGGGATGGCGATGATAAAATTTGGGGCGGTCAGGGCAATGATTATATTGAAGGTAGTGCAGGCAATGATTTAATGTTTGGGGAAAGTGGCAGCGATCGCCTGTTAGGAGGAGATGGCAGCGATCGGCTATTGGGTCATAAAGACAATGACTATTTATCGGGGGATTTAGGTGCAGATACCCTCACGGGAGGGCAAGGACGGGATGTATTTGCGATCGGGTTAGGCATGGGCGGATTGACATTAGAATCAGCAGATGTTATTACTGATTTTAATGTGCAGGAAGATTTTATTGATTTAATGGATTCTGCCACCGAAGAGGGCTTAAATTCTGAATCCTTAAATATTACCCAAGGAACGGGAAATCATGCTAACGATCTCATCATTCAGCATCAAGCAACTGGGGAATATCTAGCCATTTTACAAGGAGGTCAAGGGATTGAACCTAATTTAATTCAGTTTATTTAA
- a CDS encoding 4Fe-4S single cluster domain-containing protein produces the protein MNNSTINPTENPANIPQNHLNIMGYVDESEVNGPGYRAVVWVQGCKRECDGCFNPASWPFEIKQLISVDELASQIISNPKNQGVTFSGGEPFFQAKTLAKLAKKVKTAGLNVMSFSGFTLKELQGENAPEGSQELLAELDILVDGPFVKSLAVNTTDSLVSSRNQKVHIFNPALENQLNWASDQMEIHVLKDGSYIITGYRGQMDLQNRLS, from the coding sequence ATGAATAACTCAACCATAAATCCAACGGAAAATCCCGCCAACATTCCCCAGAACCACTTAAATATTATGGGCTATGTAGACGAATCAGAAGTCAACGGCCCCGGATATCGGGCAGTGGTTTGGGTACAAGGATGTAAACGAGAATGTGATGGCTGTTTTAATCCCGCTTCTTGGCCATTTGAAATTAAGCAATTAATTTCTGTGGATGAACTGGCTAGTCAAATTATCAGTAATCCCAAAAATCAAGGGGTGACTTTTTCTGGTGGTGAACCCTTTTTTCAAGCAAAAACTTTAGCAAAATTAGCGAAAAAAGTCAAGACTGCGGGCTTGAATGTAATGTCTTTTAGCGGCTTTACCTTAAAAGAATTACAAGGAGAAAATGCCCCAGAAGGTTCTCAAGAGTTACTGGCAGAACTGGATATTTTAGTAGATGGCCCGTTTGTTAAATCTTTGGCGGTTAATACTACCGATTCCCTGGTTTCTTCCCGGAATCAAAAGGTGCATATTTTTAATCCAGCGTTGGAAAATCAGCTAAACTGGGCCAGCGATCAAATGGAAATTCATGTGCTGAAAGATGGCAGTTATATTATTACCGGCTATCGCGGGCAGATGGATTTACAAAATAGATTAAGTTAA
- a CDS encoding filamentous hemagglutinin N-terminal domain-containing protein — protein sequence MPTTSPFYSLFLVVFFLTLGVNKGLVFAQTITPATDGTGTVVTTEGNQINITGGKTSGDGANLFHNFQEFGLSDGQIANFLSRPEIVNILGRISGGNPSLINGLIQVNGGNSNLFLLNPAGIVFGQNAALNVLGDFTATTATSLGFDAGILQVFGNNNYTTLVGNLIYFSFDNIQPGSLINFADLAVRSGQSLSLICSAILSTGSSAAPQGNLIITAVPGESILRISRPGHLLSLEVSLSNLKTEAFNPLSLHELLTGGGNIIDANQVTVNEAGQVVLSGSALGIRNGDVVLHPTNQSNQSATIISGNASLSAANNLSLFGIEIQTSQDLNLLAKNTLIVRDSQNPFSAIAGANMNLTGLQKIDIFALNSVNQGATFQAGGDITLISGGNIATDAHFATEGNFFIRTVAGDFGDFISYYDPIISADGNVSFDEYTGVSLKVEATGGIDAGNIIITNPDVTLSGSPDPDAEILANSPALILRSGVSSLSNPANIPPDLTVVNTAFLSDSEQLNRDISVSQISTPGWPVIINSGGQLIIDRIVTQGGDINLFAQGNMQIMGLLNSLQVSPVLH from the coding sequence TTGCCAACCACATCCCCCTTTTATTCCTTATTCCTCGTAGTCTTTTTCCTGACCCTAGGAGTCAATAAGGGTCTAGTCTTTGCCCAAACAATTACCCCAGCAACAGACGGGACGGGAACTGTTGTCACTACTGAGGGAAATCAGATTAACATTACCGGGGGTAAAACTTCTGGAGATGGGGCAAATTTATTTCACAATTTCCAAGAATTTGGACTGAGTGATGGACAAATTGCCAACTTTTTATCGCGTCCAGAAATTGTCAATATTCTCGGACGAATTTCTGGGGGTAATCCATCGTTAATTAATGGTTTAATTCAAGTTAATGGTGGAAATTCTAACCTCTTTTTGCTCAATCCGGCAGGCATAGTATTTGGTCAAAATGCTGCCTTAAATGTCCTCGGTGATTTTACCGCCACCACTGCCACCAGTTTAGGCTTTGATGCCGGAATATTGCAAGTATTCGGCAATAATAATTATACCACATTAGTCGGGAATTTGATTTATTTTTCTTTTGACAATATTCAGCCAGGGAGTCTGATTAATTTTGCCGATTTAGCGGTGCGATCGGGACAATCTTTATCTTTAATTTGCAGCGCCATACTCAGTACCGGGTCGAGCGCTGCCCCCCAAGGGAATCTGATTATTACTGCGGTTCCAGGGGAAAGTATTTTGCGGATTAGTCGGCCCGGACATTTACTTAGTTTAGAAGTGAGTTTATCCAATTTAAAAACTGAGGCTTTTAATCCACTTTCTCTCCATGAATTATTAACCGGGGGTGGCAATATTATTGATGCCAACCAGGTGACAGTCAATGAAGCGGGGCAAGTAGTTTTATCCGGTTCTGCCTTGGGGATACGCAATGGGGATGTGGTGCTTCACCCCACAAATCAATCAAATCAATCGGCAACAATTATCTCAGGAAATGCTAGTTTATCCGCTGCTAATAATTTAAGTTTATTCGGGATTGAAATCCAAACTAGCCAAGATTTAAATTTATTGGCGAAAAATACGCTGATTGTTCGGGATAGTCAAAACCCATTTTCCGCGATCGCAGGCGCAAATATGAATCTAACTGGACTGCAAAAAATTGATATTTTCGCCCTGAATTCTGTCAACCAAGGCGCAACTTTTCAGGCAGGGGGTGATATTACCTTAATTAGTGGGGGAAATATTGCCACCGATGCTCATTTTGCCACGGAGGGCAATTTCTTTATTCGTACTGTAGCTGGCGATTTCGGTGATTTTATCAGTTATTATGACCCAATTATTAGTGCTGATGGTAATGTGAGTTTTGATGAATATACTGGGGTTTCCTTAAAAGTAGAAGCCACGGGAGGAATTGATGCCGGGAATATCATCATTACTAACCCAGATGTGACTTTATCCGGTTCTCCGGATCCTGATGCGGAAATCTTGGCCAATTCCCCAGCATTAATTTTAAGATCCGGCGTTTCTAGTCTGAGTAATCCGGCGAACATTCCCCCTGATTTGACCGTGGTAAACACCGCGTTTCTCTCTGACTCCGAGCAACTTAATCGTGATATTTCTGTGAGTCAGATTTCCACTCCAGGGTGGCCGGTGATTATTAACTCAGGCGGCCAATTAATCATTGACCGAATCGTCACCCAAGGAGGAGATATTAATCTTTTTGCCCAGGGTAATATGCAAATTATGGGCTTGTTAAATTCACTTCAGGTAAGCCCAGTATTACATTGA
- a CDS encoding 2TM domain-containing protein — MPESYSQEDVQQILQLAIAKRAIDGDFSRVQLLEMADELGISPENLQQAEAQWLAKQDEFKERQQFDIYRRNQLKQNFVRYLIVNVFLILLNLVLFKSANFGLTIALVWGLILALKTWKNYEINSEEYEMNFQKWRLKKQIGESINLVVDKLFHPKSSS; from the coding sequence ATGCCAGAATCCTACAGCCAAGAAGATGTACAGCAAATTCTCCAATTAGCGATCGCCAAAAGAGCGATCGATGGAGATTTTTCTCGCGTTCAACTCCTAGAAATGGCCGATGAACTAGGAATCTCCCCAGAAAATCTTCAGCAAGCCGAAGCACAATGGCTGGCGAAACAAGATGAATTTAAGGAACGTCAGCAATTTGATATATACCGACGCAATCAATTAAAACAAAATTTCGTGCGTTATCTCATTGTCAACGTTTTTCTCATTCTGCTAAACCTGGTTCTATTTAAATCAGCTAACTTTGGTCTAACCATTGCGCTAGTTTGGGGATTAATTCTCGCTTTAAAGACTTGGAAAAATTATGAAATAAATTCAGAAGAGTATGAAATGAATTTCCAGAAATGGAGGCTGAAAAAACAAATTGGTGAATCTATCAATCTAGTGGTTGATAAATTATTTCACCCTAAATCATCAAGTTAA
- a CDS encoding ATP-binding protein, with protein MKENLAWYSSNIDYLLQSIACVQGLLNSHIAESRGEESLSLDDDLAELADIADAMHFSPRLEEVCQTFDLSNFERMILLCCAAQAIDPNFPNLFAIAHNNAELNYPTFQLACQCFPEVHWDAFTENRPLRRWQLVHCATSPELPRACLQIDEAILHYFMGEPYSDPILTGAIAREFDSPASPISLQPSYQKIVNQIIAIFQSPQTQVPIIQLCGTLRESQREIAANVSVNLDLPLYFIPSDAIPSDRTEIKSLVMRWQRWYLLEPSLLLLKIKESGAMAEGQRISAINSFLESLKVPGFVATDQRLSLSHPVVITFDVAGLEYAEQLDLWQGALPDTEGEIGEQLERLAAQFRLSPGMIQTASAAVKLNTELNTEVNTELETLEPKEWGDRLWDFCRLQARPHLEGLAQRINVKTSWDDLVLPEQEKKILKQILAQIRQQAKVYQKWGFARKNQRGLGLTVLFAGTSGTGKTTAAEVLAYELNLDLYRIDLSSVMSKYIGETEKNLRRIFDAAETGGGILLFDEADALFGKRSQR; from the coding sequence ATGAAGGAAAATCTGGCTTGGTATTCCAGTAATATCGACTATTTGCTCCAGTCGATCGCCTGTGTTCAAGGTTTACTGAATTCTCACATTGCTGAGTCGCGGGGTGAAGAAAGTTTAAGTTTGGACGATGATTTGGCAGAACTGGCAGATATTGCTGATGCTATGCATTTTTCCCCCAGGTTGGAAGAAGTTTGTCAGACTTTTGATTTATCCAATTTTGAACGGATGATTTTGCTTTGTTGTGCCGCACAAGCGATCGACCCTAACTTTCCCAACCTATTTGCGATCGCCCATAATAATGCCGAATTAAATTATCCCACTTTTCAACTAGCTTGTCAGTGTTTTCCCGAAGTTCATTGGGATGCTTTCACGGAGAATCGGCCTTTGCGTCGCTGGCAATTGGTTCATTGTGCTACCAGTCCTGAATTGCCTCGGGCTTGCTTACAAATTGATGAAGCAATTTTACATTATTTCATGGGAGAACCTTACAGCGATCCAATTCTTACTGGGGCGATCGCTCGTGAATTTGATTCCCCGGCATCGCCGATTTCTCTGCAACCTTCTTATCAAAAAATTGTTAACCAAATCATCGCTATTTTTCAATCCCCCCAAACCCAGGTGCCGATTATTCAATTATGCGGCACTTTGCGAGAATCCCAACGAGAAATTGCCGCAAATGTGAGCGTAAATTTAGATTTACCTTTGTATTTTATCCCCAGTGATGCTATCCCCAGCGATCGCACCGAAATTAAATCCTTAGTCATGCGGTGGCAGCGCTGGTATCTCCTCGAACCCAGTTTATTACTATTAAAAATTAAAGAATCTGGGGCAATGGCAGAAGGACAAAGAATCAGCGCGATCAACAGTTTTTTAGAATCATTAAAAGTGCCGGGTTTCGTTGCCACAGACCAAAGATTGTCCCTTTCCCATCCGGTAGTCATCACTTTTGATGTTGCTGGTTTAGAATATGCAGAACAACTCGATCTATGGCAAGGGGCATTACCGGATACTGAAGGGGAAATCGGCGAACAACTCGAACGATTAGCGGCACAATTTCGCTTATCCCCAGGGATGATTCAAACTGCCAGTGCTGCGGTAAAATTAAATACAGAATTAAATACAGAAGTCAATACAGAATTAGAAACATTAGAACCAAAAGAATGGGGCGATCGCTTATGGGATTTTTGTCGATTACAAGCCCGTCCGCACTTGGAAGGATTAGCCCAACGGATTAATGTTAAAACCTCCTGGGATGATTTAGTCTTGCCAGAACAAGAAAAAAAGATTTTAAAGCAAATTCTGGCTCAAATTCGCCAGCAAGCGAAAGTTTATCAAAAGTGGGGATTTGCCCGCAAAAATCAGCGAGGATTAGGATTAACTGTATTATTTGCCGGAACCAGTGGCACCGGCAAAACTACCGCCGCCGAAGTTTTAGCTTATGAACTGAATCTAGACTTATATCGCATCGATTTAAGTTCAGTAATGAGCAAATATATTGGGGAAACAGAAAAGAATTTACGCCGCATTTTTGACGCCGCAGAAACCGGCGGCGGAATTCTACTATTTGATGAAGCGGATGCCCTATTTGGCAAGCGAAGTCAAAGATAG